A region of Gracilinanus agilis isolate LMUSP501 chromosome 3, AgileGrace, whole genome shotgun sequence DNA encodes the following proteins:
- the LOC123239979 gene encoding olfactory receptor 49-like yields the protein MTPGRWSELGNHSEGTEFILVGITDLHGLQLLLFAVLLPTYLLTLLGNLFIVVLSLADRRLQTPMYYLLRNFSLLEMGFTSAITPQVLSHLLTGQKTISLPRCFSQMVLYFILGTAESFLLAVMSVDRYLAICYPLRYPALMTSRTCLGLVLGCWAGSFLFLSGPCIWLLLLPLCGPKVLNHFFCDSTPLLALVCTDTRLLQLFAFLVAVCTLAGALAVTAASYTCIIWTLLHLPSAQGRRKAFSTCSSHLLVVSISYGSCIIMYLNPTQTGRLDLNKGVAFFNTTVAPLLNPFIYCLRNKLVQQVSRDVLVRGRGTSRHLRV from the coding sequence ATGACTCCAGGAAGATGGAGTGAACTGGGGAACCACTCAGAGGGGACTGAGTTCATTCTGGTGGGTATCACAGACCTTCATGGCCTGCAGCTCCTGCTATTTGCTGTGCTCCTGCCTACTTACCTGTTGACCTTGCTGGGCAACTTGTTCATTGTGGTCCTCTCCCTGGCAGACCGCCGCCTGCAAACCCCCATGTATTATCTCCTGAGGAATTTCTCCCTGCTGGAGATGGGCTTCACCTCAGCCATCACTCCCCAGGTTCTCAGCCACCTCCTCACAGGCCAGAAGACCATCTCCCTTCCCAGATGCTTCTCCCAAATGGTCCTTTATTTCATCCTGGGCACTGCAGAGTCCTTCCTGTTGGCTGTGATGTCTGTGGACCGGTACCTAGCTATCTGCTATCCCCTGAGGTACCCAGCCCTCATGACCAGTCGGACCTGCTTGGGGCTGGTGCTGGGCTGCTGGGCTGGgagctttctcttcctttctggcCCTTGCATCTGGCTACTTCTCTTGCCACTCTGTGGTCCAAAGGTGCTCAACCACTTCTTCTGTGACAGCACTCCCCTGCTGGCTCTGGTGTGCACTGACACCAGGCTTCTGCAGCTGTTTGCCTTCTTGGTGGCTGTGTGTACCCTGGCTGGTGCCCTCGCTGTGACAGCAGCATCCTATACCTGCATCATCTGGACCCTCCTACACTTGCCCTCTGCCCAGGGTCGGCGCAAGGCCTTCTCTACCTGCTCCTCCCACCTCCTGGTGGTCTCCATCTCCTATGGCAGCTGCATCATCATGTACCTCAATCCCACCCAGACAGGAAGGCTGGACCTCAACAAGGGGGTGGCCTTCTTCAACACCACTGTTGCCCCACTGTTGAACCCT